In Nostoc sp. GT001, a genomic segment contains:
- a CDS encoding shikimate dehydrogenase — protein sequence MTKENLITGKTKLLGVIGHPVEHSLSPVMHNAAIAQLGLDYIYLPFPIEPQNLEVAIAGLAAVGVVGFSVTIPYKQAIIPLLSEITPLAQTIGAVNTVSRQNHKWVGTNTDIEGFLAPLQTTYKQDWSQKVAVILGNGGAARAVVAGCIQLGFAQIHVVGRNMQRLQEFRNSWSNSSLADKFQVHQWQELPKLIPQANLLVNTTPIGMYPKVDESPLSVEEIANLPTGAIAYDLIYTPKPTQFLKQAEKQGAIAIDGLEMLVQQGVAALKIWLHLETLPVEVMRQALQNHLRLGK from the coding sequence ATGACAAAAGAAAATTTAATTACAGGCAAAACTAAACTACTAGGAGTCATTGGACATCCGGTGGAGCATTCGCTGTCGCCAGTAATGCATAATGCAGCGATCGCACAACTAGGATTAGATTATATCTATCTGCCTTTTCCGATTGAACCACAGAATTTAGAGGTAGCGATCGCAGGTTTAGCTGCTGTTGGGGTTGTCGGCTTTAGTGTGACAATACCTTATAAACAAGCAATCATCCCCCTACTCTCAGAAATTACGCCCCTGGCTCAAACTATTGGAGCAGTGAATACTGTTAGCCGCCAAAATCACAAATGGGTAGGCACAAATACAGATATAGAAGGATTTCTCGCCCCTTTGCAGACAACATATAAACAAGATTGGAGTCAGAAGGTAGCGGTAATTTTAGGTAATGGTGGTGCAGCAAGAGCTGTTGTAGCAGGTTGTATTCAGCTAGGTTTTGCCCAAATTCATGTTGTTGGGCGCAATATGCAGAGATTACAAGAATTCCGCAACAGTTGGAGCAATTCATCTCTAGCTGATAAATTCCAGGTTCATCAATGGCAGGAATTACCAAAGCTCATTCCCCAGGCAAATCTGCTGGTAAATACAACTCCGATTGGGATGTATCCCAAAGTCGATGAATCGCCTTTGAGTGTAGAAGAAATCGCAAATTTACCAACAGGTGCGATCGCTTACGATTTAATATATACTCCTAAACCAACGCAATTTCTGAAGCAGGCTGAAAAACAAGGTGCAATTGCGATCGATGGATTAGAAATGCTAGTCCAACAAGGGGTAGCAGCATTAAAAATCTGGTTGCATCTGGAAACTTTGCCTGTAGAAGTGATGCGCCAAGCGTTACAAAATCACCTTCGTTTGGGGAAATGA
- a CDS encoding class I SAM-dependent methyltransferase, giving the protein MATVFDNIALQFQKLNKLPYRLYGEAYTYLNLIGDVAGKSILDLACGEGFFTRLLKQNGAARLVGVDISSEMIKLARLEEASVPLDIEYIIGDVMEIGSIGSFDLVVVSYLLNCASTKEQLLKMCQSIAIHLKPGGRFVSLNNNLELLPEFYNKHEKYGIYRKCAQSLQEGTPITLTLSIPDDGESISIDNYYLSQATYEWALMSAGFKEIRWHHPKVSPKGIQKFGSEFWQDYIDYPDMIGITCLK; this is encoded by the coding sequence ATGGCAACCGTGTTTGATAACATCGCTCTCCAGTTTCAAAAACTTAACAAATTGCCTTATCGCTTGTATGGTGAGGCATATACATACTTAAATTTAATCGGAGATGTTGCCGGGAAATCAATCCTCGATCTAGCTTGTGGAGAAGGATTTTTCACACGATTGCTCAAACAGAATGGCGCTGCACGTTTGGTTGGTGTAGATATTTCCTCAGAAATGATCAAATTGGCAAGACTTGAAGAAGCCTCTGTTCCACTTGATATTGAATATATCATCGGTGATGTCATGGAAATTGGTTCTATTGGCAGCTTCGATCTTGTGGTAGTCTCCTACTTGCTGAATTGCGCTTCAACTAAAGAGCAACTACTCAAAATGTGTCAGTCCATAGCAATTCATCTGAAACCTGGTGGTAGATTCGTCAGTTTGAATAATAATTTAGAACTGCTTCCAGAATTTTATAACAAACATGAGAAATATGGCATTTATAGGAAATGTGCCCAGTCGCTCCAGGAAGGTACTCCCATAACCTTAACATTGAGCATTCCTGATGACGGTGAGTCTATTAGTATTGATAACTACTACCTTAGCCAAGCGACTTATGAATGGGCCTTGATGAGTGCTGGTTTTAAAGAGATCCGCTGGCATCATCCAAAAGTCTCCCCCAAAGGCATACAGAAATTTGGCTCCGAGTTCTGGCAGGATTACATTGACTATCCCGATATGATCGGCATTACCTGCCTAAAATAG
- a CDS encoding DUF4332 domain-containing protein, giving the protein MSAKYKDSRTTIQSRDWPIEELPGLSHEEQSQLQNCGITSTVTLVKQGKTLESRLALANKLQIHLQYVNKWMALADLARIPSVGTQYCGLLLHAGIGSVVQLAQTPTHRLHQQIMRLQVATMQRRDLCPAIELVQQWSQQAKAIIS; this is encoded by the coding sequence ATGTCTGCTAAATACAAAGATAGTAGAACTACTATCCAATCTCGTGATTGGCCAATTGAGGAATTACCTGGACTGAGCCACGAAGAACAATCTCAACTGCAAAATTGTGGGATTACTAGCACAGTAACCTTAGTCAAACAAGGGAAAACTCTAGAGTCAAGACTAGCGTTAGCAAATAAACTACAGATTCATCTTCAGTATGTAAATAAATGGATGGCTTTAGCTGACTTGGCACGTATTCCCAGTGTCGGGACACAATATTGTGGTTTATTGCTTCATGCAGGTATTGGTTCTGTAGTGCAGTTAGCTCAAACTCCCACTCACAGATTGCACCAACAAATTATGCGCTTGCAGGTAGCAACAATGCAGCGCCGAGATTTGTGTCCAGCAATTGAGCTAGTACAACAGTGGAGTCAGCAAGCTAAAGCAATCATTAGTTAG
- a CDS encoding pitrilysin family protein, with the protein MQKYKLKGKRQIALKIQNRKGLIYALVAVFACLLLTCNFSLAATAEAKHYTELQLPPLPEIKLPKYERFVLQNGLVVYLMEDHELPLVNGTAFVRTGNRLEPMEKVGLAGFTGAVMRTGGTKNHSSDELNEILEQRAASVEVGIGEASGSASFDALSEDLETVFGLFAEVLRSPVFAQEKLDLAKTQAKGGIARRNDNPDGIASREFKKLIYGKDSPYARTTEYATVDKVEREDLLKFYQQYFHPNNMILGIVGDFDAKKMRSLIQAKFADWQRNPGIAKPTLPKVLPANTGGVFFVNQPQLTQSSVLIGHLGGRFDNPDYAALDVLNGVLNGFGGRLFNELRSRQGLAYSVYGQWSPRFDYPGIFIAGGQTRSDATVQFVKALQAEIKRTQTQRVTAKELAYAKESTLNSFVFNFQDPSQTLSRLMRYEYFGYPADFLFRYQKAVAATTAADVQRVAREYLKPEKIVTLVVGNQTAIQPPLTQLAKQVTPIDVTIPGSQPQAKN; encoded by the coding sequence ATGCAGAAGTACAAGTTGAAGGGTAAAAGGCAGATAGCGTTGAAAATTCAAAATAGGAAAGGGCTGATTTATGCTTTGGTTGCTGTTTTTGCGTGCTTACTTTTAACTTGTAATTTTTCTCTGGCGGCGACAGCTGAGGCGAAACATTACACAGAATTGCAGCTACCACCGCTACCTGAGATTAAGTTACCCAAGTATGAGCGGTTTGTGCTGCAAAATGGCTTGGTTGTCTATTTAATGGAAGATCACGAGTTACCGTTGGTGAATGGTACAGCGTTTGTACGAACAGGGAATCGCTTGGAACCAATGGAAAAAGTTGGGTTGGCTGGTTTTACAGGCGCAGTAATGCGAACTGGAGGAACTAAGAACCATTCGTCTGATGAACTCAACGAAATATTGGAACAACGGGCAGCATCTGTGGAAGTTGGTATTGGTGAAGCTTCTGGTAGTGCTAGCTTTGACGCCCTCAGTGAAGATTTAGAAACAGTGTTTGGGCTGTTTGCTGAGGTACTGCGATCGCCTGTATTTGCTCAAGAAAAGTTAGACTTGGCGAAAACTCAAGCCAAAGGTGGCATTGCCCGTCGTAATGACAATCCAGATGGGATTGCTAGTCGGGAATTTAAAAAATTAATCTATGGGAAAGATAGCCCTTATGCTCGCACTACAGAGTATGCAACGGTAGATAAAGTTGAGCGTGAAGATTTGCTCAAGTTTTATCAGCAATATTTCCATCCCAATAATATGATTTTGGGGATTGTGGGTGATTTTGATGCTAAGAAAATGCGATCGCTCATTCAAGCTAAGTTTGCCGATTGGCAGCGTAACCCAGGTATTGCTAAACCCACATTACCAAAGGTTTTACCAGCTAATACAGGTGGAGTCTTTTTTGTCAATCAGCCACAATTAACCCAAAGTAGTGTACTTATCGGGCATTTGGGCGGACGTTTCGACAATCCAGATTATGCAGCGCTGGATGTATTAAATGGAGTGTTAAATGGATTTGGTGGACGCTTATTTAATGAATTGCGATCGCGTCAAGGTTTAGCTTACTCTGTATATGGCCAGTGGAGTCCCCGTTTCGATTATCCTGGCATATTTATCGCTGGTGGACAGACGCGATCGGATGCTACCGTCCAGTTTGTCAAAGCCTTACAAGCTGAAATCAAGCGCACCCAAACTCAAAGAGTGACTGCAAAAGAACTGGCTTATGCCAAAGAGTCTACACTCAACTCCTTTGTGTTCAACTTTCAAGATCCCAGCCAAACCTTATCACGGTTGATGCGATACGAATATTTCGGCTATCCTGCTGATTTTCTCTTTCGCTATCAAAAAGCCGTCGCCGCCACCACAGCAGCCGATGTCCAACGGGTAGCACGAGAATATCTCAAGCCAGAAAAGATTGTGACTTTAGTAGTGGGGAATCAAACGGCCATTCAACCGCCATTGACACAGTTAGCTAAACAGGTGACACCAATTGATGTAACGATTCCTGGTTCTCAGCCACAGGCAAAGAATTAA
- a CDS encoding DUF29 domain-containing protein produces the protein MTQIPKSAAQLYETDFAAWTEKTVQLIRAGQFREVDWNAVIEEIESLGRSERRELKSRLEVLLQHLLKWQYQ, from the coding sequence ATGACCCAGATTCCGAAAAGTGCAGCCCAGTTGTATGAAACAGACTTTGCAGCATGGACAGAAAAAACTGTACAACTCATTCGTGCTGGACAATTTAGAGAAGTAGACTGGAATGCTGTGATTGAGGAAATTGAAAGCTTGGGACGGTCAGAACGACGAGAATTGAAAAGCCGTTTGGAAGTATTATTACAGCATTTGCTCAAGTGGCAATATCAATAG
- a CDS encoding aldo/keto reductase, with product MEKRLLGTSEVKITPILMGTWQAGKRMWVGIEDADSIKTIRAAYEAGITTIDTAEVYGEGHSEQIVAEALSDVRTHVQYATKVFANHLKYEQVIEACDRSLKNLKTDYIDFYQIHWPSGAFNSEIVPIEETMSALNLLKKQGKIRAIGVSNFSHAQLAEAASYGRIDSLQPPYSLFWRQVEQDAFPYCIENNISILAYSPLAQGLLTGRFSLGHQFDPTDNRARNKLFQGENFERAQQALEKLRPIALLHDCTLAQLALAWLIAQPQTNAIAGARYPEQARDNALAAQIKLSAAEIAEIDAIGRIVTDHLDDNQIMWD from the coding sequence ATAGAAAAGCGATTGCTAGGTACAAGTGAAGTCAAAATCACACCCATCCTCATGGGAACTTGGCAAGCTGGTAAAAGAATGTGGGTGGGAATTGAGGATGCTGACTCGATTAAAACGATTCGAGCCGCTTATGAAGCTGGGATTACGACAATTGACACTGCTGAAGTATATGGTGAAGGACACTCGGAGCAAATTGTCGCTGAAGCTTTATCTGATGTACGAACTCACGTGCAATATGCCACGAAAGTTTTTGCTAACCATCTCAAGTATGAACAAGTGATTGAAGCTTGCGATCGTTCCCTAAAAAACCTGAAAACTGATTACATCGACTTTTACCAAATACATTGGCCCTCCGGCGCTTTCAATAGTGAAATAGTACCTATCGAAGAAACTATGAGCGCTCTTAACTTACTCAAAAAGCAAGGTAAAATTCGAGCAATCGGCGTTTCCAACTTTTCTCACGCCCAGTTAGCAGAAGCAGCAAGTTATGGACGTATTGATAGTTTACAACCACCCTATTCTTTATTCTGGAGACAGGTAGAACAAGATGCATTTCCCTATTGTATCGAAAACAATATTTCTATCCTTGCTTATTCACCTTTAGCACAGGGGTTGTTAACCGGAAGGTTTTCTCTCGGTCATCAATTTGACCCGACAGATAACCGTGCTAGAAATAAACTGTTTCAAGGCGAAAACTTTGAACGTGCCCAACAAGCACTAGAAAAACTGCGTCCTATAGCCCTTCTTCATGATTGTACCCTTGCTCAGTTAGCTTTAGCCTGGTTAATTGCTCAACCTCAAACAAATGCGATTGCCGGAGCGCGTTATCCCGAACAAGCACGAGACAACGCATTAGCTGCCCAAATCAAGCTTTCCGCCGCCGAAATAGCAGAAATTGATGCCATTGGGCGTATTGTCACCGACCATCTGGATGACAATCAGATTATGTGGGATTGA
- a CDS encoding DUF29 domain-containing protein — protein sequence MRSGSWRNTIDEQRHKIADLLQESLSLKSYPEEVLAQCYYRGLKAASNETELPINTFPVECPYSIAQVLDSEFLPDTIDL from the coding sequence TTGCGGAGTGGCTCTTGGCGAAATACGATTGATGAGCAGCGCCACAAAATTGCAGATTTACTGCAAGAGAGTCTCAGCCTCAAATCTTATCCAGAAGAAGTTTTAGCCCAGTGCTATTATCGGGGATTGAAAGCTGCTAGTAATGAAACTGAACTACCAATAAATACGTTTCCAGTGGAATGTCCTTATTCCATTGCCCAAGTTCTTGATAGTGAGTTTTTGCCAGATACTATTGATTTGTAA
- a CDS encoding TetR/AcrR family transcriptional regulator codes for MRVFNSSPPSEAQTRTRILEAAQRLFASKGFDGTTTRDLAQAAGVAEGTLFRHFPNKKAILVEVATSGWVEILTDLLTELSEMGSYKAVAQVMRRRMWNFQKNADLMRVCFMEVQFHPDLRDRIQLEVITKMTDVGEAFFQTAMDKGIYRQGDAKLVAKVFLGMFAIAGFSNNTLIEPDASPQQMQEMAEGLADIFLNGVLVKEL; via the coding sequence ATGCGAGTTTTTAATTCTTCCCCACCTTCAGAGGCTCAGACGCGCACCCGGATTTTAGAGGCAGCACAACGGTTGTTTGCTTCTAAGGGATTTGACGGTACTACCACCCGTGACTTAGCACAAGCGGCAGGTGTAGCTGAAGGTACTCTATTTCGTCATTTTCCGAATAAAAAAGCAATTTTGGTGGAAGTAGCCACGAGTGGCTGGGTAGAGATTTTGACAGATTTGCTCACAGAATTAAGTGAAATGGGCAGCTATAAAGCCGTCGCTCAGGTAATGCGCCGCCGGATGTGGAATTTCCAAAAAAATGCCGATTTGATGCGTGTTTGTTTTATGGAGGTGCAATTTCACCCCGATTTGCGCGATCGCATTCAATTAGAAGTCATTACCAAAATGACTGATGTGGGTGAAGCATTCTTTCAAACAGCGATGGATAAAGGCATTTATCGTCAAGGGGACGCGAAGCTAGTTGCGAAAGTTTTTTTAGGAATGTTTGCGATCGCAGGTTTTTCTAACAACACCCTCATCGAACCTGACGCCTCTCCCCAACAAATGCAGGAAATGGCGGAAGGACTCGCTGATATCTTTCTTAATGGTGTCTTGGTTAAAGAGTTATGA
- a CDS encoding PhzF family phenazine biosynthesis protein yields MGQIITQVDAFTNTPFAGNPAAVCVLPTLQDERWMQNVAQEMNLSETAFLVRQDDGFNLRWFTPTVEVPLCGHATLASAHVLWSEGHLSPDKVARFYTKSGVLTAKLQGEWIELDFPINHSQATVVPPELKQALGVPYKSVLQNSLGYLVELESEELVRQIQPNFQLLKTLPVSDVIVTSLTDSDSEYDFVSRFFAPGLGINEDPVTGAAHCCLAWFWRDRLHKNEYLAYQASSRGGVVKVYYDGGDHVFLAGQAVTVLRGELFTAST; encoded by the coding sequence ATGGGACAAATCATTACTCAGGTTGATGCTTTTACCAATACACCTTTTGCAGGTAATCCTGCTGCTGTCTGTGTTTTGCCTACTCTCCAAGATGAGCGCTGGATGCAAAACGTGGCGCAGGAGATGAATTTATCTGAAACAGCTTTTTTAGTCAGACAGGATGATGGCTTTAATCTGCGTTGGTTTACGCCCACAGTGGAAGTGCCGCTTTGTGGTCATGCAACTTTAGCTAGTGCCCATGTACTTTGGTCAGAAGGACATTTGTCACCTGATAAAGTTGCACGTTTTTATACCAAAAGTGGAGTGCTGACTGCAAAGCTGCAAGGTGAGTGGATTGAGTTAGATTTTCCTATAAATCACTCCCAAGCAACAGTCGTCCCTCCAGAACTCAAGCAAGCTTTGGGTGTACCCTACAAATCTGTCTTGCAGAATTCACTAGGTTATCTAGTGGAATTGGAATCTGAAGAATTGGTGCGGCAAATACAGCCTAATTTTCAACTACTCAAAACGTTGCCTGTTTCTGATGTCATTGTCACCAGCCTCACTGACTCTGATTCTGAATATGATTTCGTCTCTCGCTTCTTTGCACCGGGATTAGGTATTAATGAAGACCCAGTTACAGGAGCGGCTCATTGCTGTCTCGCTTGGTTCTGGCGCGATCGCTTGCACAAAAATGAGTATTTGGCTTATCAAGCATCTAGTCGCGGTGGCGTGGTGAAGGTGTATTATGACGGAGGCGATCACGTCTTTCTCGCTGGACAAGCGGTAACTGTGCTGCGAGGTGAGTTATTTACCGCATCAACCTAA
- a CDS encoding pitrilysin family protein produces MVIILTLIIFSWGLLPEVALAQTQTAPPPQETKTQTPPVQTSIQPYLDRVIKQLTEFRLDNGLKFIVLERHQAPVVSFLTYANVGGVDEPDGKTGVAHFLEHLAFKGTTRIGTQDYKKEKPLLDTLEQLNAQIKTAKADGKKAEVARLETEFKQVELQASKLVKQNELGQIVEQAGGVGLNANTSTEATRYLYSFPANKLELWMSLESERFLDPVIRREFYKEKDVILEERRMRVENSPIGQMVEKFIDAAYKAHPYRRPVIGYDEDIRNLTPEDVQKFFDTHYVPSNLTIAIVGDVNPTQVKKLAQTYFGRFQAKTKAVEQIPVEPPQQQTREVTLQLPSQPWYLEGYHRPAITHPDNAVYEIIGSLLSDGRTSRLYKSLVEKQRLALNAQGYSGFPGDKYPNLIFFYALTAPGHTVDELAVALRQEIDKLKTEPVAAADLQRVKTQARAGLLRTLDSNMGMAQQLLEYEVKTGSWRNLFKQLDDISAVTTADIVRVAKETFTPKNRTIGKLLSKSP; encoded by the coding sequence TTGGTCATTATCTTGACTTTAATTATCTTCTCGTGGGGATTGCTGCCAGAAGTTGCTCTAGCTCAAACTCAGACAGCGCCTCCTCCTCAAGAAACTAAAACTCAAACCCCGCCAGTTCAAACTTCAATCCAACCTTATCTCGATCGAGTTATTAAGCAGTTAACGGAGTTTCGCCTCGACAATGGTTTGAAATTCATTGTTTTGGAACGACATCAAGCGCCCGTAGTTTCTTTTCTGACTTATGCGAATGTGGGTGGTGTAGATGAGCCAGATGGCAAAACTGGTGTAGCTCACTTTTTGGAACATTTGGCGTTTAAAGGCACAACCCGCATTGGTACACAAGACTACAAAAAAGAAAAACCGCTACTAGATACCTTAGAGCAGTTGAATGCTCAAATTAAAACAGCGAAAGCCGATGGCAAAAAAGCTGAGGTTGCTCGGTTAGAAACTGAGTTTAAACAAGTGGAATTGCAAGCTAGCAAGCTAGTCAAGCAAAATGAATTGGGACAAATTGTCGAACAAGCAGGAGGCGTGGGTTTAAATGCCAATACTTCAACTGAAGCTACCCGTTATTTGTACAGCTTTCCTGCCAATAAGCTAGAACTTTGGATGTCGTTGGAGTCGGAGCGATTTCTCGATCCGGTAATTCGTCGTGAGTTTTATAAAGAGAAAGATGTAATTTTAGAAGAACGACGGATGCGGGTGGAAAATTCACCCATTGGACAGATGGTGGAAAAGTTTATTGATGCTGCTTACAAAGCTCATCCTTACAGGCGTCCGGTGATTGGTTATGACGAAGATATCCGCAATCTGACACCAGAAGATGTCCAAAAGTTTTTTGATACTCACTACGTACCAAGTAATTTGACCATTGCTATTGTCGGAGATGTCAATCCCACTCAGGTGAAAAAACTGGCGCAAACTTATTTTGGCCGCTTTCAAGCCAAAACCAAAGCTGTTGAACAAATTCCGGTGGAACCACCACAACAACAAACACGGGAAGTTACTTTACAGCTACCTTCTCAACCTTGGTATTTAGAAGGTTATCACCGTCCGGCGATTACTCATCCAGATAATGCCGTCTATGAAATCATTGGCAGTTTATTAAGTGATGGGCGCACATCGCGGCTATATAAGTCTTTGGTAGAAAAGCAACGTTTGGCGCTAAATGCTCAAGGTTACAGTGGATTTCCTGGAGATAAGTACCCAAACCTGATCTTTTTCTATGCTCTCACAGCTCCTGGTCATACAGTTGATGAGTTGGCGGTGGCTTTACGTCAAGAAATTGACAAATTAAAAACTGAGCCTGTAGCGGCGGCTGATTTGCAACGAGTGAAAACCCAAGCACGGGCAGGTTTGTTACGTACTCTCGATTCCAATATGGGTATGGCGCAACAATTGTTGGAATATGAGGTGAAAACTGGCTCTTGGCGCAATTTGTTTAAGCAGTTGGATGACATTTCAGCGGTGACGACGGCTGATATTGTGCGAGTGGCAAAAGAGACTTTTACGCCGAAAAATCGCACGATTGGGAAGCTGTTGTCGAAATCACCATGA
- a CDS encoding aminopeptidase P family protein encodes MLIPQTSTSLGETLRHRRQQLAKLIDFPAILWSGSNNSRNFPANSFPFRANSHFLYFAGLPLPKAAIRLEAGKLELFIDDPSPSSALWHGEMPTREEIAEKIGADVAGPMAELESCLEDAATLAVQDAATWTQQSQLLNRWILPQSPPQGIDLELAKAIVSLRLTHDDAALSELRKAAAVTVKAHKAGMAATPQAKLEAEVRAAMEGVIIAHNMTTSYNSIVTVHGEVLHNEHYHHSLQPGDLLLADVGAETETGWAGDVTRTWPVSGKFSSTQRDIYNVVLAAHDACIAKIQPGVEYGDIHLQAATAIAEGLVELGILQGNPQDLVEIDAHALFFPHGIGHLLGLDVHDMEDLGDLAGYEEGRERSDRFGLSYLRLNRPLRPGMLVTIEPGFYQVPAILNDANVRSKYQNVVNWQRLSEFADVRGIRIEDDVLVTTDGSEVLTAALPNDADTVENLVNG; translated from the coding sequence ATGCTTATCCCACAAACTTCTACTTCTCTCGGCGAGACTTTACGCCACCGACGGCAACAACTAGCCAAGCTGATTGATTTTCCGGCAATTCTGTGGTCAGGTAGCAATAATTCGCGCAACTTTCCGGCAAATTCCTTTCCATTTCGTGCTAACAGTCATTTCCTTTATTTCGCCGGACTGCCATTACCAAAGGCGGCAATTCGTCTAGAAGCGGGCAAACTAGAACTATTCATCGACGATCCGTCACCCAGCAGCGCCCTTTGGCATGGAGAAATGCCAACGCGCGAAGAAATAGCCGAGAAGATTGGGGCGGATGTGGCAGGGCCAATGGCAGAATTAGAGTCTTGCCTAGAAGATGCCGCGACACTTGCCGTCCAAGATGCGGCTACTTGGACGCAGCAATCGCAGCTATTAAATAGATGGATTTTACCACAAAGTCCTCCCCAAGGAATTGACTTGGAGTTAGCAAAGGCGATCGTTTCACTCCGTCTTACCCACGATGATGCGGCATTAAGCGAGTTGCGAAAAGCTGCGGCTGTCACTGTCAAAGCTCACAAAGCGGGGATGGCAGCAACACCCCAAGCCAAACTAGAAGCAGAAGTTCGGGCTGCGATGGAAGGGGTAATTATTGCCCACAATATGACTACCTCTTACAACAGTATTGTCACTGTTCACGGTGAAGTTTTGCATAACGAGCATTATCACCATAGTTTGCAACCAGGTGATTTACTGCTTGCCGATGTTGGCGCTGAAACTGAGACTGGTTGGGCTGGTGATGTGACTCGCACTTGGCCAGTTTCGGGCAAGTTTTCATCTACCCAAAGAGATATTTATAATGTGGTTTTGGCAGCCCATGATGCTTGCATTGCCAAAATCCAGCCTGGTGTAGAGTATGGGGATATTCACCTGCAAGCGGCTACAGCGATCGCTGAAGGTTTAGTAGAGTTAGGCATTTTACAAGGAAATCCCCAAGATTTAGTAGAAATCGATGCCCACGCGCTGTTTTTTCCTCATGGTATCGGCCATCTACTGGGTTTAGATGTGCATGATATGGAAGATTTGGGCGATTTAGCCGGGTATGAAGAAGGACGTGAAAGGAGCGATCGCTTTGGCTTAAGCTATCTCCGTTTAAATCGTCCCCTGCGTCCAGGAATGTTAGTCACAATTGAACCTGGTTTTTATCAAGTACCAGCAATTTTAAATGATGCTAATGTTCGTTCCAAATATCAGAATGTGGTGAATTGGCAGCGTTTATCTGAATTCGCCGATGTCCGGGGAATTCGCATTGAAGATGATGTTTTAGTTACTACAGACGGCAGCGAAGTTTTAACAGCTGCATTACCGAACGATGCTGATACTGTAGAAAATTTAGTTAATGGCTGA
- a CDS encoding alpha/beta fold hydrolase — protein sequence MQATTAPSTTPIPGKYWQWRGHNVYYVRAGEKQAQRPPLLLVHGFGASTDHWRKNITGLCQDFEVFAIDLLGFGRSAKPKLQYSGDLWRDQLHDFISEVIGQKAVLAGNSLGGYACLCVAAQRPDSAAGLVLLNSAGPFSQSQPTSEPEALQSEIQPPKQPSSLEKLLGDSVKWIFQQPLAQFLLFQYVRQRWVIRQTLEKVYLDKSAITDQLVEEISRPAFDPGALDVFVSVFSTPQGEKVDVLLKQLTCPLLMLWGEADPWMNTRERSPKFRQYCPNLTEHFLTAGHCPHDEIPDKVNQLLRDWVL from the coding sequence ATGCAGGCAACTACAGCCCCCTCTACAACTCCAATTCCTGGTAAATATTGGCAGTGGCGCGGGCACAACGTTTACTACGTGCGTGCGGGAGAGAAGCAAGCGCAACGTCCGCCCTTGCTTTTGGTACATGGATTTGGTGCTTCCACAGACCACTGGCGCAAGAATATCACAGGATTGTGTCAAGATTTTGAAGTATTTGCGATCGACCTTTTGGGATTTGGGCGATCGGCAAAACCAAAATTGCAGTACAGTGGCGACTTATGGCGCGACCAACTTCATGATTTTATCAGCGAAGTGATTGGTCAAAAAGCAGTATTAGCAGGTAATTCCCTTGGTGGTTATGCTTGCTTGTGTGTTGCAGCCCAACGTCCCGACAGTGCGGCTGGATTAGTGTTGCTCAATAGTGCTGGTCCCTTTAGCCAAAGCCAGCCCACATCTGAACCTGAAGCTTTGCAAAGTGAAATTCAGCCACCCAAACAACCCTCTTCTTTAGAGAAACTTCTGGGTGACTCAGTTAAGTGGATTTTTCAACAACCTTTAGCTCAATTTCTGTTATTTCAATATGTGCGACAACGTTGGGTAATTCGCCAAACCTTAGAAAAGGTATATCTTGATAAAAGTGCGATTACAGACCAATTGGTAGAAGAAATTTCTCGCCCTGCTTTTGATCCGGGTGCGTTGGATGTGTTTGTTTCAGTTTTTAGCACTCCTCAAGGAGAAAAAGTTGATGTGCTACTAAAGCAATTAACTTGTCCTTTATTGATGTTATGGGGAGAAGCTGACCCTTGGATGAATACTAGAGAACGTTCTCCAAAGTTTCGTCAATATTGTCCTAACTTGACAGAACATTTCTTAACGGCAGGTCATTGTCCCCATGATGAAATACCGGATAAAGTAAACCAACTTTTACGCGATTGGGTTTTGTAA